A section of the Cucumis sativus cultivar 9930 unplaced genomic scaffold, Cucumber_9930_V3 scaffold128, whole genome shotgun sequence genome encodes:
- the LOC116405626 gene encoding LOW QUALITY PROTEIN: ABC transporter E family member 2-like (The sequence of the model RefSeq protein was modified relative to this genomic sequence to represent the inferred CDS: inserted 2 bases in 2 codons) — protein MADRLTRIAIVSSDRCKPKKCRQECKKSCPVVKTGKLCIEVTPAAKIAFISEELCIGCGICVKKCPFEAIQIINLPKDLDKDTTHRYGPNTFKLHRLPVPRPGQVLGLVGTNGIGKSTALKVLAGKLKPNLGRFNNPPDWQEILTYFRGSELQNYFTRILEDNLKAIIKPXYVDHIPKAVQGNVGQVLEQKDERDMKQELCHDLELNQVIDRNVGDLSGGELQRFAIAVVAIQNAEIYMFDEPSSYLDVKQRLKAAQVIRSLLRPNSYVIVVEHDLSVLDYLSDFICCLYGKPGAYGVVTLPFSVREGINIFLAGFVPTENLRFRDESLTFKVAETPQESAEEIETYARYKYPTMSKTQGNFKLRVIEGEFTDSQIIVMLGENGTGKTTFIRMLAGLLKPDSVEGSDIEIPEFNVSYKPQKISPKFQSTVRHLLHQKIRESYMHPQFVSDVMKPYXIEQLMDQEVVNLSGGELQRVALCLCLGKPADIYLIDEPSAYLDSEQRIVASKVIKRFILHAKKTAFVVEHDFIMATYLADRVIVYEGQPSVDCTANCPQSLLTGMNLFLSHLDITFRRDPTNYRPRINKVDSAKDREQKSAGSYYYLDD, from the exons ATGGCGGATCGATTGACGCGTATAGCTATAGTGAGTTCGGATAGGTGCAAGCCTAAAAAGTGCCGTCAGGAATGCAAGAAGAGCTGTCCGGTTGTTAAGACTG GTAAACTGTGTATTGAGGTTACCCCAGCTGCTAAGATTGCTTTTATCTCAGAAGAACTCTGTATTGGATGCGGTATATGTGTCAAG AAATGCCCATTTGAAGCAATTCAAATCATCAATTTGCCGAAGGATTTAGATAAAGATACAACACATCGATATGGCCCAAACACCTTCAAACTGCACAG GCTGCCAGTTCCTCGGCCCGGGCAAGTTCTTGGTTTGGTTGGAACAAATGGTATCGGGAAGTCCACAGCACTGAAAGTTTTGGCTGGAAAGCTGAAACCAAATCTTGGTCGTTTCAAT AACCCTCCAGATTGGCAGGAGATATTGACTTACTTTCGAGGATCCGAGttgcaaaattattttacacgTATCCTTGAAGACAATCTAAAG GCAATCATAAAGC AATATGTTGATCACATTCCAAAAGCTGTTCAAGGGAATGTTGGCCAGGTGCTAGAGCAAAAAGATGAGAGGGATATGAAGCAAGAACTTTGTCATGATCTTGAGCTTAACCAGGTTATAGATCGCAATGTTGGTGATCTGTCTGGTGGAGAACTTCAAAGATTTGCCATTGCTGTTGTTGCCATACAGAATGCAGAGATATATATGTTCGATGAACCCTCAAGTTACCTTGATGTGAAACAGAGACTTAAAGCTGCCCAAGTTATTCGATCTTTGCTTAGGCCCAATAG CTATGTAATTGTTGTGGAGCACGATCTTAGTGTCTTGGATTACTTATCTGACTTCATTTGCTGTCTCTATGGGAAACCGGGTGCTTATGGAGTTGTGACCCTTCCCTTCTCGGTTAGGGAAGGGATCAACATCTTCTTGGCTGGATTTGTTCCCACAGAAAATCTACGATTTAGAGATGAATCTCTTACATTCAAG gTTGCTGAGACTCCTCAGGAAAGTGCAGAGGAAATTGAAACATATGCACGATATAAGTACCCAACCATGAGTAAAACTCAAGGAAATTTCAAGCTTCGTGTGATAGAAGGTGAATTTACTGATTCACAGATTATTGTGATGCTTGGTGAAAATGGAACAGGGAAGACAACATTTATTCGTATGCTG GCTGGTTTGTTGAAACCTGATTCTGTCGAAGGCTCTGATATTGAGATTCCTGAGTTCAACGTTTCTTACAAGCCCCAGAAGATCAGTCCTAAGTTCCAATCCACTGTCCGGCACTTGCTACATCAGAAAATAAGAGAGTCCTATATGCATCCGCAATTTGTTTCAGACGTAATGAAACCTT TTATCGAACAATTAATGGACCAGGAAGTCGTGAATCTTTCTGGAGGAGAGTTGCAGAGAGTCGCTTTGTGCCTCTGCCTTGGAAAG CCTGCAGATATCTATCTGATAGATGAACCAAGTGCTTACCTTGATTCTGAGCAGCGTATTGTTGCTTCAAAAGTCATCAAGAGATTTATTCTTCACGCAAAAAAGACTGCCTTTGTGGTCGAACACGATTTTATTATGGCAACTTATCTCGCAGATCGCGTTATTGTTTATGAGGGTCAGCCATCAGTTGATTGTACTGCTAATTGTCCTCAGTCCCTGTTGACTGGAATGAATCTCTTCTTATCT CATCTTGATATTACGTTTAGAAGAGATCCAACAAATTACAGGCCACGAATTAACAAGGTTGACTCGGCAAAGGATCGTGAACAGAAGTCAGCTGGCTCATACTATTACTTGGACGATTAA